The Amblyraja radiata isolate CabotCenter1 chromosome 31, sAmbRad1.1.pri, whole genome shotgun sequence genome contains a region encoding:
- the LOC116990425 gene encoding complement C1q subcomponent subunit B-like yields MSHRIHHVGLVLLLLLMGSSAEDTCPASPIHGSPGLPGIPGRPGENGLDGLQGMKGTSGPPGSFGLPGSKEEKGEQGIEGSTGKVGPDGEVGEKGERGALGEKGGQGEVGDHTNTLKSAFSMARSIDTKPRPRSTIVFGKEISNEANNYHARMGKFQCNITGLYYFTYHATSKGALCVNFMHNSDIIVSFCDNVPNTFQVSSGGVVLKVTKGDHVYLKATNYNSMRGTEGADSVFSGFLLFAD; encoded by the exons ATGTCGCATCGAATACATCACGTGGGATTGGTTCTGCTGTTGCTCCTGATGGGGTCGTCAGCTGAAGACACTTGCCCAGCCTCCCCAATCCATGGGAGTCCCGGGCTCCCTGGAATTCCTGGACGTCCTGGGGAAAATGGTCTGGATGGACTACAAGGGATGAAAGGAACTTCAG GTCCTCCTGGTTCGTTTGGGTTGCCTGGCAGTAAAGAAGAGAAGGGTGAGCAAGGCATCGAAGGCTCCACCGGAAAAGTCGGACCTGATGGTGAGGTGGGAGAAAAGGGAGAAAGGGGTGCACTGGGGGAGAAAGGTGGGCAAGGTGAAGTTGGAGACCACACAAACACCCTGAAGTCTGCCTTTTCCATGGCACGAAGCATAGACACCAAGCCAAGACCACGCAGCACAATAGTTTTTGGAAAGGAGATCAGCAATGAAGCAAATAACTACCATGCTAGGATGGGAAAATTCCAATGTAATATAACAGGCCTCTATTACTTCACATACCATGCAACTTCCAAGGGGGCACTCTGTGTCAACTTTATGCATAACAGTGACATAATAGTCAGTTTCTGTGATAATGTTCCCAACACTTTCCAAGTCAGTTCAGGGGGAGTAGTCCTTAAAGTGACTAAAGGTGATCACGTCTATCTCAAGGCTACAAATTACAATTCAATGCGAGGCACGGAGGGAGCTGACAGTGTATTCAGTGGGTTCCTCTTATTTGCCGATTAA